A window of the Butyricimonas faecalis genome harbors these coding sequences:
- the sufC gene encoding Fe-S cluster assembly ATPase SufC: protein MGLLKIKNLHAAIDGKEILKGIDLEVNAGEVHAIMGPNGAGKSTLSAVLTGRECFEVTEGEVWFNGKNLLELPAEDRAREGIFLSFQYPVEIPGVSTVNFLKTAVNEQRKYKGLPPYPASEFLKMIREKMEMVSIDSRLLNRSLNEGFSGGEKKKNEIFQMAVLEPKLAILDETDSGLDIDALRIVASGVNKLKRPDNSTIVITHYQRLLDYIVPDIVHVLYDGRIVKTAGKELVLELEKYGYDWIKQEVESGK, encoded by the coding sequence ATGGGTTTATTAAAGATAAAAAACTTACATGCCGCGATAGACGGAAAAGAAATATTGAAAGGGATTGATTTGGAGGTGAATGCCGGAGAAGTCCATGCGATTATGGGACCGAATGGGGCAGGGAAGAGTACTTTGTCGGCCGTGCTTACCGGACGGGAGTGTTTTGAGGTAACGGAGGGTGAAGTTTGGTTTAACGGTAAGAACCTGTTGGAACTTCCGGCAGAAGACCGGGCTCGGGAAGGAATATTCCTAAGTTTTCAATATCCGGTAGAGATTCCGGGGGTGAGTACCGTTAACTTTTTGAAGACGGCAGTAAACGAGCAACGTAAGTACAAGGGATTACCTCCTTATCCGGCTAGCGAGTTTTTGAAGATGATTCGGGAGAAGATGGAGATGGTGAGCATTGACAGTCGTTTGTTGAACCGTTCTCTGAATGAAGGTTTTTCCGGAGGGGAGAAGAAAAAGAACGAAATATTCCAAATGGCGGTATTGGAGCCGAAACTGGCTATTCTGGACGAAACGGATTCCGGTTTGGACATCGATGCATTACGTATCGTTGCCAGTGGGGTGAACAAGTTGAAACGTCCGGATAATTCTACTATCGTTATTACTCACTACCAACGTTTGTTGGATTACATTGTGCCGGATATTGTACACGTGTTGTATGACGGGCGCATTGTGAAGACGGCAGGCAAAGAGTTGGTATTGGAGTTAGAGAAGTATGGTTATGATTGGATTAAACAGGAAGTTGAGTCCGGTAAGTAA